The Nilaparvata lugens isolate BPH unplaced genomic scaffold, ASM1435652v1 scaffold6699, whole genome shotgun sequence sequence tattcgacaaaacagatagcactatcctttcctagctccgcaacgttgccaagtccgtttttaacaatgtagaaatgtaatcAAGGCAGACAAccggcaacgctgctctccgATCTTcgtccactgtcattataacgtggacctcactttttttagtaataccattgccaatcaaacactgccattttaacatggaactcactatagtactCAACTTGTACCGCTTCTATCAAATATGTAGCCTAATATGgaaaaattggatgattaaTGAGATGGTGCGTGAGAACAATGTGAATAGAAAACTAAACAATTTTATGTCTAACAGGTGCTAGTACGGgctccacaagggtctaattaaaaacttgacaaccTGAAAATTTGGATCTACTGAGATCCGACCCGACCTACTGAGATctagaagaatttaaaataggcatataaccatcctccgtaaattaaaaatctatttgcaaaattttaattaattggaTGAGTAGTTTAGACGATATGATGCATTCCCTaatattccgtacgtgtataagccaattctttccttcattattatGTAATAGATTATAGAATGATAGATGATGagaatgaaattcatttattttcaaaattagtcTTTTCTGATTTATAAttaaaatcgaatttgaatttgacatCCACGAAAAATGTATCTAAAACTGAAAGCTTGTGCACATATAATACCGAATGGGTACTGTGGTATACTGGAATAAGTTCTACTCTGAGTACAGAAACTTGATAATATGTTGTTTCTAATCaacacagacaaacatttggCATCATTGAAGCAATCcatatatataaaagtgaaatggcactgattcacccactcactcattcattcattcataatcaacagaactaaaaatctactgtaCCAAAATACTTTTAAATTTGGCATGTTTGTTCAGTTGGCCATCTAGACGCGTGTAGTAAGAACTGATTTGAAAAGAATCCAATCCAGAAATACGCTataaatctgcgttttccagtgtttttctgcgttttctcggTTTTTTAAAGAACAGTTATAAAAGGCTCAGCTGAGTTATAAAAGTATTGTATTGGAAGTTAAATTCCACCTAGAGTTAAGACGCCCAAGTTCCTCCCAAGATAGGCGGTTTTATTTGAGGGTTTTCCTGCGTTTTCTAGACCTTCTCATGAACTAATTGACAGATCATGTTCAAATTTCGAACAGAAGTTCAGCAAGGCTCAAGAAATTCGTTCTTGAGAGGACTCAGAATTACTCAGAGATACGCccaagatagatagatagatagatagataggtagatagatagataaatgtctTTCATTTCCACTTTACAACATTACAAAAAGTGATGTGGCCGAAGTTGAGGCAAAGATAGGCGGATTtactgcgtttttccagcgttccCCAGCGTTTTCTCACATTTTGCAAGAAGtaattgagagaaaatgttcaaatttgatacacaggctcagctgaggtgtaaaaattttgtatatagAGGTTCTTGTAATAACGCCCAAGTTCCGCGCGAGTTTGGAGCGTTTTCTACGACTTCTCAAGAACTAATGGACAGATGTTCGAATTTAGTACAGCAGTTCAGCAAAAGTCTAGACATTTTGTCTAGATAGGACTTCAGAGTTACACCAAAGATACGCGAAAGATGAGAGATTTTACAGCGTTTTCCAAGCATTCCCCAACGTTTTTTTTAGAGGGTATCCTCTCTCAACTTTTTCATTTAGTTTGCAAAGCATTTTTTCTAAGTTctaagttcaaattcaaatgcaCAAAATAAGGGGTCATTCACCCCAGAAATGAATCAGCCACCTTTTGAATGTCAGAAAGGCAAAAGTTTAATATCAAAAAACCTCAATAGCATGCGACTCAACTGATCCAGCGTTATAGGAATGTATGAAGTAGCATCTGATCTAGCGTCCGTCATAGGAATGCATGAAGGATGTAGAGCTTGAAACATTCCAACCCTCAGATTTCGAAAAACCCCTTCGGGGGTGGAGCTGGAGGCAAAGGACTGATTTTCCTTGAACCACCTGTTTGAATGTGATTTGAATGATTTGGAAGCCTGTTTTCCATCAGAATCAACCCTTGGATTTCGAAAAAACTCGAAAAAAGGGAGTGGAGCTGAAGGTAAAAATCTACAGATTTCTCATACATTTAACAGGTCTTCGAGGTGAGATGAATGACCTCAAGGAATCGGCCACCAAGGAATTTAGTGAGTGAATTGGTCAATTCACTCAACCTGGTCAATTTAGAAATTAGTGAGTTCAAAGTCCAACTCCAAGTAGAATCGGCGACCTTTTGCATGTCTGGGTTGAAAGTCCAAATAAAGCGTACAAATTTATAGGTCATTTACCCCATAAACGAATCTGTTGAATGTCTGAAGGGcaaaagtttcattttcaaaaaaacctcAATAGCAAGCGACTCAATTGATTTCGGTACCTGACCATCATTATATGTGTCCCGTTCAGAGgttattacaaatattataaccTTAGGTTATCACCAAGTTAGACTCTAATTAAGAAATaactgataattattaattctgttaaAAATAAAGATCTTTGCAACCCTGCGCTACATAATTCAAAGAAAACTGATGATTGAATCACTCCTGAAAGTATCTTTTGACGTTTTGACGGAAGGAAGaaacctcaaatgaaaaatgcaagcgTTTTATCTTGtgcatttgaatttgaacttagAACTTAGAAAAAAATGCTTTGCAAACTAAATGAAAAAGTTGAGAGCGAcgcgagcctgccggctagtgGAATATATAAGTTCAAGCTTTAGATATCAGCTTGAGCTTAGCTTTTACCTTATTTATTAAGCCCCCATACCTTAATGCTATTCAGCTTCTTCGTTGATACTGTAAAAAGAATAATTAATGTTATTGCTGTTTAAGTTAGTATGGGACTTTAATGTTTCACGTAGATAGTCCCGCATTTCCATTATTTATATGATGCAGGCTCCCATGCCACCTTCAAATTGCGCCCCTGtattgaaaagaaaagaagCAATTAAGGAAAAAGGtaaataacataaaaacatatacatTACTATACTAAATGTTCTAAATTTATGTAAAAGATTTATTAATCTTTGTTCGAATATCTCCCTGAGTTTAATGGTGCGCTGGATACAGAATCCATCTATGCAACGCTAACGGTTTTTAATTCAGTGTGAGTGTTAACTTCAGAGAGTATAGAAAGTATTTTATAGTCTCTGGGAGAACCTCGATTCATGAATCGTTTTCCGTGAACACCGAAACAACGTCTAAAAACGCCTAAGATACGCCTGAAGTAGATCAAGCACAGATTATTCGATGAATAGTTTTTGCTAGAGTATTGAATATAGTTTTTCCCAATAATTCAAAAGCAGTTCACCAGAATATACAGTTTGTTGATCCAGGGATTCCTATCTTGTGTATTGTTGACTCTTCATCTTTATTGTGCTATTATCATAAATGTATTCAAATCTCTTAACAATTTCTTTGTAAATATCTGATGCTCTCTCAGATCTAGGATAGGACATCACCAGTTTCCCTCTcggattaattaattatatttttgtactgtATTGATAAAACTCTTATAATCATTCTCTATTTTTGTCTATCTGAGTCTTTATAATTATCTTCACCCCTGTCCAATAAAGTCACGGATTATGTTCTCAACGAGAATAGAAGTATAAGAGCTTTCATCATTCGCTTTAACATTTACGTGATCTAAACATGACTACactaatacattattataatataatatctccTCTCTCTCTAGTAGAGAGAATATGAATactattattgaacgagcgttagcgagtttaGACCTTTactcaaggccaaagtcgttgtccatcTTTGGGTTTGTTTgcatgttctacaataacttatggaagaattgataaaaaatcgcGTTTCTAGCTTTACAAAAACCGTGCAAAAACTCAAAAGTGTTAAAAGTACAAACAGATTGATTTTAGTTTTATAGTTACATGCTGATCAACTATTAAGTATTAACTGAATAAGTAGCCACTGTAATAGTTAGCAATAGAAACATTATTTGATTGGGTTTTCATCTTACGTTAACTTTGTATCACATGACCATATCCCCATTCAAAAAAAtctaattgtattcaatatgatggatccaagatggcggacaaaacTATTGAAGCAGTGGCTTCGGTaagttttcaaattcatgttCATAGTTGTTCCAAGGTTATATCATAGACTAAGTGAACAACTAAGCAAAGATAAATTTGTGTTTATATCATAGGATCATAGCTTGATAAAGTTGTAAATTGAGCATTTCCCTTAaatgttttataaaataacgACTAACAgcctatttttcaatttttttgaaaattactcacttttgaTAACGAGATGTTTCGGCTGGGTTGTCATCCTCAGGTTCCTGGGTAGTCTTTGACCATAGTCTTGTCAAATGGTCATTTTTCAGAAAACAGCCCCGAAATATTTTTTCTCGTCGgttttatatgtattttggggcgctgaattttggtgaagccgccctctggcgtgtcagcaaatttcagattctaaTTCAACGCCCCGAAAATCATACGGTATATAACCGACAAGAAAAATGATTTCGGTGTTGTATCCTGAAAaatgaccatttgactggactactgGGTAAGTGGCAATTTCTGTGAGCAGTTTCTTCACGCCTGTTGTCTAATGTCTGTGTAGAAGGTTAGAGTAACAATTTTTGTGTATTGTTTTAGTTAGTTTTGATGTGTATTGGGGCTGTAATAGAAACGTTTGTGAGATTTGAAATTGGTGTGTTAATTTATTGGTCTGAACGTTTCGACTACTGTACGAACGAATCTAGCGCAATTGTATAGCTTTTCAGCCATGATGTTTAATCATTGCATTATCATCATGCTTCATACTGAGTAATCCTATTAAGAGCTGGGACTCTATCAGTGATTTCAGAAAAGAATCAACatgcctagcccaaaactgttcgctttccgaattttgatagaagtaTGTCCAAAAAGTAGGCTATGGATATAATGAATGAACATGCCAATTTCAAATCTCACATTTTGTATGAAGCTGCCAATTTACTCATGGATCTCATGTTACTGATGAGCAGGCCGTTACATGAACAGTAAGCAGTTATGTAAATTAATAGCAGTCCTCCATTCACAGAGTTTCGTCATGTCTTGTGGAGCGGTTGATGTTTTTTGACTCACATGCGATTGTAGTTTTTCAACTTACCAGAACGCCCGCCTTGGTAGTTCACCACCCTCCAGTTTTATTCCTTTTCTCCATGACTGTACTATACTTTTGACGTAAATTGTTACTGACTTACTATACAGAGATTAACACTTCAAACTGTGGAATGtaagcattgattgaatggaaaacATTGTAAGGAATGCTAACATTGAAGAGAAAGTTCAAAGAGAATCTCACTGAATCACAAAACTCTTATTACTGATCACTGCTTGCTACTTGATAACTTAAGAACTATATAGTTAACAGCATGAGATGTGGTGACTGGGGGTGTAATATTCCTACATTCCACGCCACTTGCTAAAACTTCATACTCCGTTCAAAACTCAAAAAAGAATACAACGGCGGCGATGTTACCGTTCTGAACCTGTCGGCATTTAAtatctaattatttttaaagcGTATTCAAACGTTCATGTTAAACTTACtgagtttcctctctgaaagccttcagtcgactgactctaatcgaccaattggcaactgcgcttctacctatgactatcTATCACAGTAATTGGCTGatttccctccatttctctgtgcCGCATATTCCTCCGAGTTATTTTGTACGAAGTAAAGTCGCGTTACTATCACCCAACAATGAACAAATAGGCCTAATTCAAATCTGTATTTAAAGAAAGAGCAGCTTCAGCTGTTATCGTTGTGTTGCCATCACCAGGTAGCCTTCTGTAGTACTCAGCCTAACCTCTCAACTTGGATTTAAAACCGTGTTTCTCACCAATCTACAGTATTATTGTAAACATTCCAATACAGTTATTATTGCAACTGAATCGATTATCATTCTACCAAAATTATCActtgaatataatattcaatcaataaaatatgtatgTTTGATATTGGGATCTGGAAATTTTCGCAATTCTTaagataaaaattaatattattcttatcgGAAATAACTAGTACCATACAGAAacgatatgccatggtatagggcgtttatgtcgcaacttttactgttatctcaagctgatctccacgtaattctttcctgtgaagttttatgacgctggtagtttctcatagtgtgccgttcatacactcttacccggtcaaaacagtaaaaatcgacaataatcgacagtaatcggcttgagataacagtgaaagttgcgacataaacgccctataccatgggatatctacttacgctattgtttctctgctagtacccttttttaaactttttcttATAAACACAACTGGTTTCAGCACTCATGCAATTTTCAAGtgacaaaaattgaaatgacTCAAGTGCTGAAACTAGATGTGTTTATGTAAAAAGAGTGCCAGTTAATTAaacaattcaagtagccctattgaaATACTTTATTCTTATAAGATTTCTTATCAGATCAACTCGTATAGCAGATGAGCAATCATTGAATACTAATCGTAACATTTTCTGTGTTGTTGTGGATGTCCATTGTATAAAAATGACATGATATAGTCCAtactaaatttattgaaatacagtACAAGTTTCGGTTGTTAATATTAGTTATCTATGATGGTTTCACATAAATGCATATGATGGTCTGCTGTATATCTGAaacatacaaaaaaaaacaacatatTACACACGATGTTGGCTATCCACCATGATCTGTTGACAGCTCTCTCGTTgtctcacacactctctttcactctatCTCCTCTTTGCAGTGAGCAGGCCTTTTCGGTGCtgctatttattcatttataaagaCAACAGGTAACCCCATTTTGTCTCCTCCACGAGTATATTAGGCAATtaatttaaacaaataaaataaaatacataaagaTACAGTATTAGAAAGTGTAACAATCAGAGAATAGATTGAATGAATGGTTGGAggagaataaaataatgaatgaggaACAGGCGTGTTCTAAAAAAAgataaagtacaataattgataacagATTCATTTCATACAGCATCATCAACTTAAAACTGAATCGAAGGGAAGATGAAGtatattgtttatatgttgACTTCAAGGCCAAATTACAAGACCAATTTACAAGTTGTTTCAGATTGGATAATCTAGTAAATTTGtaaacattttcaagaaataatatgaaaattctttGGCGTTCTTTCAAAGCTCttccaacaaaatatttttacacCTCAGCTGAACATTTacacaaaacttgaaaattttctattcttttgtTTTCGAAAAAGCTTAGAAAACGCAGAATAACATAAAAAACGATATTTCGTCCGTACCTTTgggaattttttcaaatccgttcttagtgcggtAAAAGTGGAACGACGAGCTATCGTTGAGAtgaattcaggaaataagaagaatctattttattattagatGAACCAAGTCTTATACAGGAAAATAAGGGATCTAATATATCATCTTGactcaatcattttatttgaaacaCTGTTCTGGATCTTGGGATTTGAGGGATAGTCAAATAGACAATAAGTATTGAATCTTTTAAAATACATGTATGCCTGGAATTTGTTCTATGTGCTTTCTGCAACTAGTATTTGATAatcaaaaaatacatttaaatctCAGAGGCATAGGGCATACTGCATACACCAAAATACTTGTtactatattatacaaaaaaaattatagagaTTCATACAAAAATACGATTGGTGAGACATCATTGGAGGTTGATCATGCTCTCAAAATAAAACCCTATCTGCTGATACCCCATGGCTCTATTACACAAAAAGTCTATATGTCTGTTGAATGAGAAATCCGTACTATAAATGACAGCCAAATTCCTAAAACACTTCACCTCTTGTAACATGTTCTAACTGGCAGTTGccaaagctatagtgaggtccacgttataatggcattggagaaagataggagatcaacgttgccgatcctctttcttgtcaatgccttttatagatggcagctgatacaggtttattgatgtaatattaactgttcattcacgtttaaaataataattttttttctatcaagcaataaattatatttttcaataatttcataatgaattttcataattaagattaaatattttgttaatcaattattaattctacatccgctatccgctttgttgaatgatagacaaggatagcaataccattgctaatcaaacactgccattataacgtgggacTCACTATAGAATCTTGCATTGAATCAGataattattagtaaattaatattattcaatactgATTTAGGTAATGTCATCAACCTTATCAACTAAAGTCTGAATTCAAAAGTCACAAATAAAAGTAAATTGAAGTAGAATAATATCTCAAtataaaaatcaagaataaaCACTCATTAGCTTCCCAATATGGAATTGGTTTCGCCAAATCCCCCCCCCCCTCCCCCGGGAAAAGCAAACAATGATTAGTTGCGGAGACGGATAAAAACTAATTTCGATCGAAATATTCTTGCTACAATCATTGTAGAACAGTCCACAATACACACCAGGAATGCTTTTATGGGCAAAATAGCGATCGTTTATGTGATAAGAATATTAAGTGAACACTCACATCCTGTCTAGTCTGACTTTATTATTTTGGAACAACTAATGAGTTTGCACTCTTCCAATAAATTTGCACTGGTGATAGTTgaagttattttaaattcatttgGAAAACTTTCTTGACAAATAACATAGTTATAAGACTTTATGACTATAGTCATAAGACTATTGAACTCGTGAAAATTGTTCacaaattctattttcaattgcgATATTTTCTTTATGTTCAAAAAAACTATCGTTACACCTATTCAAGCACCATAGGCATCACTGAACAAATATTTCTGCGGGCTGAAAAACAATTCCAGGTCGGTAACCctattttcaatatatatactgAACTCCAAAAAATCTAAGGTTAATGATTTTAGTTTATCATACAAGCAAAATATAATTGACGAATTGTTTATTTCAGTGTATAGTTTATCAAAGCTTGGTGATTGTTTATTACAGCTATAGTTGGGAGCTTTGAGATAGTAAGGTACCTTACTTATGTAGAATATTTGTTAACATGAGACCTGAACATTTCTGATCTGAATGTTGAGAATGCAGCTctgtatttgaatttttaaaacgaTATTCTCGTTGTACATATCTTGTTATTGTGTAATATACAATTCGTGAATAAGATTGTTCCAAACACTCAAAAAAATCCCTCATTAGAATTCTAAATCACCCTGTTACAACTTTTTCcctaaaatattatttcacacgaattgaaaaaaaaacgaatTCGAGATAGGAATAACTTTTGAGAAAAGGGTTTTACTGACTCAGGAAACATTTAAAGGCGATAGTAGTACTTTTGTATCAATTAAGTCTGTAGATGGAAATGAATGAGGAATTATTgcttttattcaaatgctaattacaATCCGACAATTAGTTTGTTAGTTTGGTGTAATGCTCGGTCTACACGACAGCGATATTAGCGATATATAACCTGGCAGGTTTGCGCCAAGTTTGCGTCGTGTAGACGGGAGTTCGTTGTAAATTTCTGAGGTTTGAAGGTTTGTGCTTTATCGATCAATCTCAGCCATAAGAGTGAGCAtacctgactagcaattaggaggtaccgggtttgattcccgggatgacaaataatttttggacagtagctctcatcgaatttccatctagctgttgaccctgttgtaaatatttgcagtagaagtcttcggggtgatttacagcatttaatttggattttcaatCACAACACATAATGTATTATAGTAACCAAACAGAAAAGAATTCTGATGACAAATAATATTCTGTTCCGAAAGATCTGCTAACTTTTGAAGTAAATAACAGGAAATAAAATTTCATGCTCCTACTGGATGGATGGTTATTTGGTGATTGAGGTCTTAACGTACTCATGATTCATGTGAAAGAATAGGCTATTGTCACCATATTATTCTTTTatgtacaaaaataatattatgagttGGAAAATAAGTACAGTAATTCCATTACAAAAATTCTGTCAACTTTTGATGTGACTTTTGTTATGTGTAACATAACAGAAATATTCAAGCCTATATAATCATTCTCATCTCCCATGCACAAGTATGAGACTAATATTAGAAACCTTTGTTCAATGAAAAAGAAACGccaatttttgaattattaagtaaTATACTTGTATGTTAGTTATCATCGAATTGGAATGTTTACTAGGAAATGTCAGGCATTGGGCAGTATCCAAGTTGAAACATAATTGAATCAGTTAATGGTTTAAATTGTGAATATAACACATTATAGTAAATGCAATCACAGCTTCATTCAATCCTTATTGAGTTAAACTTCACCGAAACTGCTATTAATCATACGGGCTCATTTAAGGGCATTATACCAGAGTTAATCGAATGAAGTGGTACGGAATTCACCTGAAACTGTCGGTCCAATAAGCTTTCATAATTAGCATGCATCACAGTAATATTATCAAGTTTATATAAAATAGTaatggtaccccaatttgtaaatttctatacgtttcgaggtccccctgagtccaaaaaagtggtttttaggtattggtctgtgtgtgtgtgtgtgtgtgtgtgtgtgtgtgtgtgtggtgtgtgtgtgtgtgtggtgtgtgtgtgtgtgtgtgtgtgtgtgtggtgtgtgtgtgtgtgtgtgtgtgtgtgtgtgaatgtgtatgagtgtatgtgcgtctgtgtaaacgatatctcatctcccaattaacggaatgacttgaaatttggaacttaaggtctttcccatataaggatccgacacgaacaatttcgatcaaatgcaattctagatggcggcgaaaatggcgaaaatgttgtcaaaaacagggttattcgcgattttctctaaatggctccaacgattttgatcaaatttatacctaaaatagtcattgaaaaGCTCtaacaactgccacaagtcccatatctgtagaaatttcaggagctctgccccatctaggtaaagtttgattttagatttccaattatcaggctccagatacaatttgaacaaaaaaatccaaatgtagaagattgagcatgaaaatctctacagttaatgttcattaacattttcaccaaaattcaaaataagttagaaattcgagaaaatgttattatttcaattgcaaactgttggcaactgttgattctattaaatcattcactatgaagagatagcaaacctcgtatgtctccagcttTATAGTCCTGTCagcagctggcttagatctttgcatagtagacttgagatgcgcgggaacactagcgtcaggtgataaattttcataacggcaaggaaagttgtgtgagtgcgccacaccagatttttgtattatttataccATACTGTAGAGGTAGACACGTTTAGTAAAATGCATGTCAGAATTTGTCTAAAACTgtcgaattttattattatctctaCCGTAATCACAGTTATTCTGCTTACTAATCACAGAAATGCATATTTTATACTATGCATCATCACACACTGTTATCAGTGAATGTTACTCATACTATTTTATGCGTAATTTCTCtgtattgttgaataattatctaATATTCTCCAGTTATTCATAAGCCAAGGGGTAAGGGCATTATGTATTTCCGTAGTATGGACATTATCTCCAGAATAAAATTGGTTGTcaatagataaaaattatttttcattgtgaAGGGAGATGCTGTGCCATATTCAAGTCactaagaataatattattataatgattccCAGCACCCATGCACGATTAACAGACTAATATTGGGAACCTGATGCAGACGTATGGCCTAATAAAAAGAATAAGACATTGATGTTGTTAATACGACTATATTTCACACGTATATGATtgaattaattagttttaaCTAATTTAATATAACTTGACCCTAGGATTCTATTCATGCGTAAATTTTACGCATGAATCCATTAAATCAAAAATTTCTCCACCCTCAAGGCATTAATAGCCAGTCGACTATCAGTGCTTCAAGGACTCATTCATAGTGCATTCTGCATTAAATGATTAGCCAAATATGTTGTCCATTGGAAACTGCCTTGTGGTGAAGATCAAATAAAAATGTACCCAGGttatcatcaattacaaattgtATGGACTAACTGCATACCTACTCATACTATTTGTATTATACTAGAAATACTCATAACATTTTTTCGAAAAcagttttaaattattgttatgcCTAGAGTCCTACattataatttcattcattcgcCAATTTAGTTAGCTTGTTATATGTACCTTCTCCAAAAATATGCAATTCACATACTAATTGAATTGTAAAGAtttcgaaataaataaaatgtaaataagtCACATGCAAACTGGTTATAAGAGCATTATAAACACAGGAATTAAcaaatttatgttatttatagtAATGTGTAAATTTTACGCATGTTTAGTAGTAACGTTGAAAGAATAAGATTAGTTTTCTAATGGTTCTGTATTGGCAACATCAATgtcttaattttttataattataatcaacaataatttgacaTACCAGAAGTAGTATTGACGGCTGCCGCATATCTAGAAACCTTTTAAGTCATTTCTCTGCCAAATATCGATGACCAGGGCAACGAAGAGGCAGATCATGTAGAAAAACAAGATGATGGTCACAATGCAGCCAGAATCTTGGAGATGGCGTACCTGCGGTGGATGTCCTGCGTCGTAGTTCCATGGATGAACAATTTGTGCTCCCGGAACATTTTCTTGATCGCCGGATCCATCGAACTCTTCCATAACTAGATCAGCTTCTTGTTGTTGGTTTTCGATCGGGATCACCATGGCTCCATCTCCTTGGCCGACCTCTTCGAGAGTGATGTCCTCTCCCTGGTTTGATTTCGTGACAGCCGGACGCATGATATATCGCGCAAAACTACACGGATTTGATGAAGAATATTAGACGCGTGTGTTGACTGGTTGCCGGCTCGAAGCGTAATGAATGAGCAATGAAAACTGAGGAGCGCTGCCAACTATATTCATATAGCGCTGCCAACCTCCTCACAACATTCATAGGCGGCTGAAGAGGGGCTTagccccccaaaaatgttgattgaCTTTCCTTTCATATAATTTTACTGGAATGagtaaatttttttcaacttggaTTTATCTTTATAGTTCTTACAGTTCTATTGTTAAATAGTGAAGCTATTCAATATTTCGTAACTAGAACTAATAGagtcaatatttcaactctatttCAGGTCCATATTGTATTACATTAGGACACCAGCTAGTCCCATGGAATTACTTTATTGCAATGGGGAATAGAGACAAGTTTTTGGTGTTGGGCTGGTGTCTCAATCAGGCCACCAGTCCGTACACCTGTAGGTCACCATTGGTGCCTCAGGCTAGTGACAAATCTGACCCCTAGTGTCTCACTGTTTCTGCCAACCTATTCCTTCTTCCGGAGATTCAGT is a genomic window containing:
- the LOC120348703 gene encoding uncharacterized protein LOC120348703 isoform X2; protein product: MRPAVTKSNQGEDITLEEVGQGDGAMVIPIENQQQEADLVMEEFDGSGDQENVPGAQIVHPWNYDAGHPPQIYSRPSYAFM
- the LOC120348703 gene encoding uncharacterized protein LOC120348703 isoform X1, with the translated sequence MRPAVTKSNQGEDITLEEVGQGDGAMVIPIENQQQEADLVMEEFDGSGDQENVPGAQIVHPWNYDAGHPPQVRHLQDSGCIVTIILFFYMICLFVALVIDIWQRNDLKGF